The Podospora pseudopauciseta strain CBS 411.78 chromosome 2 map unlocalized CBS411.78m_2, whole genome shotgun sequence genome has a window encoding:
- a CDS encoding uncharacterized protein (EggNog:ENOG503NZCU; COG:H) produces the protein MVVTYRNNRLVPAIVISACLWGIYHLVDVKIPNESYHTVILPDWRTPPSQVGHDVDLDPHSHPTTTAWSPPPPAVQTPDPTKSPNGKPKDSTLAPEDVLLIMKTGYTSLWKRLLIHLTTSLSPDRIPQSNSVIYSDAPSTIGTFNIIDALENTTHTLKSNHPDFEIYRQQPLYNSHNAYVEAAGIEGDNFGPAGGWIIDKYKFVPLMQHAGRNYPNAKWYIYMEDDTYLFLTNILAYLSKYDWRKSHYLGSFAGKSDVIFAHGGAGFVISRGAWERSFGQNDKMAADYEEYTAAHCCGDQVLGHALNKYGVKFGENHGDERFTWGFNPVVHWRFGFEKWNWCEPLLSWHKVHSRDVARYYQLEQEWDFEKDGPIRHGDFAKRVILHELRARNNRAEWWDNMSGVWQVSSGNKNDPPGPEGKGYDEAKWKKAWESVGDCEEACKLWGDCVQWSWVEDLCKLDNKFMMGQGYAPAMMERKTALKRTSGWLTDRLEGWKCA, from the coding sequence ATGGTTGTGACATACAGGAACAACCGGCTGGTGCCAGCTATCGTGATATCAGCGTGCCTCTGGGGTATCTATCATCTTGTGGATGTCAAAATTCCAAACGAAAGCTATCATACCGTCATACTTCCAGACTGGAGAACGCCACCATCACAAGTCGGTCATGATGTTGACCTTGATCCTCATTCACATCCAACCACCACGGCAtggtcaccaccaccaccagcagtTCAAACCCCTGACCCGACAAAGAGCCCAAATGGCAAGCCCAAAGACAGTACCCTGGCACCAGAAGACGTCCTCTTGATCATGAAAACGGGCTACACGTCTCTTTGGAAGCGTCTTCTAatccacctcaccacctccctttccccagaCCGCATCCCCCAATCCAACTCGGTCATCTACTCCGacgccccctccaccatcggCACCTTCAACATCATCGACGCCCTAGAaaacaccacccacaccctcAAATCGAACCATCCCGACTTCGAAATCTATCGCCAACAACCGCTCTACAACAGCCACAACGCCTACGTCGAAGCAGCGGGTATAGAAGGCGACAACTTTGGCCCCGCGGGTGGTTGGATCATCGACAAGTACAAGTTCGTCCCGTTGATGCAACACGCTGGGAGGAACTACCCCAACGCGAAGTGGTATATCTACATGGAAGACGACACTTATCTCTTCCTCACTAACATCCTTGCCTACCTGTCCAAGTATGACTGGAGGAAGTCGCATTACCTGGGCAGCTTCGCCGGGAAGTCGGACGTGATCTTCGCCCATGGCGGTGCGGGCTTTGTCATCTCCCGCGGAGCGTGGGAGAGGTCCTTTGGGCAAAACGACAAGATGGCCGCGGATTACGAAGAATACACGGCCGCCCACTGCTGCGGTGATCAAGTCCTCGGTCACGCGCTCAACAAATACGGGGTCAAATTCGGGGAGAATCATGGAGACGAAAGATTCACCTGGGGCTTCAACCCTGTTGTGCACTGGCGATTTGGATTTGAGAAGTGGAATTGGTGCGAGCCGTTGCTGAGCTGGCATAAAGTCCATTCAAGAGATGTGGCGAGATATTACCAGTTGGAACAGGAGTGGGATTTTGAGAAAGACGGGCCGATCAGACATGGGGACTTTGCGAAACGGGTCATCCTTCATGAGTTGAGGGCACGGAATAATAGGGCGGAGTGGTGGGATAATATGTCGGGGGTGTGGCAGGTTAGTTCAGGGAATAAGAATGATCCTCCTGGgccggaggggaaggggtatGATGAGGCGAAGTGGAAGAAGGCTTGGGAGTCGGTGGGGGATTGTGAGGAGGCTTGCAAGTTGTGGGGGGATTGTGTTCAGTGGAGCTGGGTGGAGGATTTGTGTAAGCTGGATAATAAGTTCATGATGGGGCAGGGGTACGCGCCGGCTatgatggagaggaagacgGCGTTAAAGAGGACTAGTGGGTGGTTGACGGATAGATTGGAGGGCTGGAAATGTGCATAG
- a CDS encoding uncharacterized protein (EggNog:ENOG503P3TS; COG:C), with protein MSYLSRTLGNLRKIGFKEYWHQLNYIGDTKAGTLVGVDKFGNKFYENMDELPLRSRWVDYAKHDYDAGQIEPLWHAWISYSVDTPPNKDPITTATGIANRPWANTEHIPNRTFTRAAFKTYSTTKPKIQSWQPVAAPR; from the exons ATGTCGTACCTCTCCAGAACCCTCGGCAATCTGCGCAAGATTGGCTTCAAG GAATACTGGCATCAACTCAAC TACATCG GTGACACCAAGGCCGGTACTCTTGTGGGTGTCGACAAGTTCGGCAACAAGTTCTACGAGAACATGGATGAACTTCCCC TCCGCTCCAGATGGGTTGACTATGCCAAGCACGACTACGATGC TGGCCAGATTGAGCCCTTGTGGCACGCCTGGATCTCCTACTCCGTCGACACTCCTCCCAACAAggaccccatcaccaccgccaccggcaTTGCCAACCGCCCTTGGGCCAACACCGAGCACATCCCTAACAGGACTTTTACTAGAGCTGCGTTCAAGACATATAGCAC AACAAAGCCCAAGATCCAGTCATGGCAGCCCGTGGCCGCCCCTAGGTAA
- a CDS encoding uncharacterized protein (COG:M; EggNog:ENOG503NYRM), giving the protein MMSPKEKNDDFREPVVQGHPPSASRLLLNILGCLLSLPIYYFSTVHSRYPVTLDIVITIALTELNRYIVEGRRQHFARSLHTPSFDQHLDEKKEWSGLHLEAQPCLPNADCMAAVVGWREDPSLYARALQSYKSAKTCTFFLAGIDGDEAEDQDMVNVFCQVFPENSTVIQIPEPLGEVAERIRAKTMALQRQNGIPVNEDEANAISMQACLDLARSILRQHDLTIGGPKGIKHLCLKQRHMHKKGIMFTAYVFALVISDILGIEYLWSSDSDTIVFPDSLEKTINTIASDLKAGGASSGLVVHNNRETAVTNLASAVYWGELYLTRSTPACTGTSDCQSGPSTAFRLSALPAILVPWYTQIAFGKRMIVNEDRHLTTNLLLRGWNVIFASDVLAATDTPTTMSRWLRQQVRWARATHIESLLRPKVYLVSHPLLFYGMVKREFGPAIGALAVMWFFFTGHQLIEISVMDFVFRILISTMYNFVRNTHRLRLGDVRWIVPGVFFYYIPLPAVQIYSMLTMAADGWGTSMRASGDMERAKREGMRKAWFDLGFFVVWMGIVAGVVAKVLAIHWGLVWYEKMVCIMVSMGVAMWGGWRVTIGASG; this is encoded by the coding sequence ATGATGTCACCAAAGGAGAAGAACGACGACTTCCGGGAGCCAGTGGTGCAAGGCCATCCCCCTTCAGCCTCTCGTTTACTTCTGAATATCTTGGGTTGCTTATTATCCCTACCCATCTACTACTTTTCAACAGTCCACAGTCGCTACCCCGTAACGCTAGACATCGTCATCACTATCGCTCTCACAGAACTCAACCGTTATATCGTCGAAGGACGTCGACAACACTTTGCTCGTTCCCTACATACACCGAGCTTCGACCAACACTTGgacgaaaagaaagaatGGAGCGGTCTTCACTTGGAAGCTCAACCATGCCTCCCCAACGCGGACTGTATGGCGGCAGTTGTTGGCTGGCGTGAGGATCCATCGCTCTATGCCCGGGCACTGCAAAGCTACAAGTCAGCCAAGACATGTACCTTCTTCCTTGCAGGCATCGACGGTGACGAGGCAGAAGACCAAGACATGGTCAACGTCTTCTGCCAAGTCTTTCCCGAGAACTCCACCGTCATCCAGATTCCAGAGCCCCTGGGTGAGGTTGCTGAACGCATCCGCGCCAAAACCATGGCTCTCCAGCGTCAAAACGGAATTCCTGTCAACGAAGACGAAGCAAATGCCATTTCCATGCAAGCTTGTCTCGACCTAGCCCGATCGATCCTTCGACAACATGACCTGACCATTGGCGGTCCCAAGGGTATCAAACATCTCTGTCTGAAGCAACGCCATATGCACAAAAAGGGAATAATGTTCACAGCCTACGTCTTTGCACTTGTCATCTCAGACATCCTCGGCATCGAGTACCTCTGGTCCTCCGACTCAGACACCATCGTCTTTCCAGATTCCTTAGAGAAAACAATCAACACCATCGCTTCTGACCTCAAAGCAGGCGGCGCCTCCTCCGGGCTTGTCGTCCACAACAACAGAGAAACCGCCGTCACAAACCTCGCCTCAGCGGTCTACTGGGGCGAGCTCTACCTCACCCGCTCAACACCAGCTTGCACCGGCACCAGTGACTGCCAGTCTGGTCCCAGCACCGCCTTTCGTCTGTCTGCCCTTCCGGCGATCCTGGTGCCGTGGTATACGCAAATCGCCTTTGGCAAGCGGATGATTGTCAACGAAGACAGGCATCTCACCACTAATTTACTACTCAGAGGATGGAACGTAATCTTTGCCTCCGATGTCCTGGCTGCAACAGACACCCCTACCACAATGTCTCGATGGTTGAGACAACAAGTCCGCTGGGCGAGGGCAACGCATATCGAGTCGCTTCTCAGGCCAAAGGTCTACCTCGTCAGTCATCCGCTTCTTTTCTACGGGATGGTGAAGCGGGAGTTTGGACCGGCGATCGGAGCGTTGGCGGTGATGTGGTTCTTTTTTACTGGGCACCAGTTGATTGAGATATCGGTCATGGACTTTGTCTTTCGGATCTTGATTAGCACCATGTATAATTTTGTGAGGAACACACACCGGTTGAGGCTCGGAGATGTGAGGTGGATCGTGCCGGGTGTGTTCTTTTACTACATCCCCTTGCCGGCGGTGCAGATTTACAGCATGCTGACCATGGCAGCTGATGGCTGGGGGACGTCGATGAGGGCGAGTGGGGATATGGAACGGGCAAAGAGGGAGGGCATGAGGAAGGCGTGGTTTGATCTTGGGTTCTTTGTTGTTTGGATGGGGATTGTGGCTGGGGTTGTGGCGAAGGTGTTGGCTATCCACTGGGGATTGGTGTGGTATGAGAAGATGGTGTGCATAATGGTGAGCATGGGGGTGGCGATgtggggtggttggagggtgACGATTGGTGCTTCTGGATGA
- the PGS1 gene encoding CDP-diacylglycerol--glycerol-3-phosphate 3-phosphatidyltransferase (COG:I; EggNog:ENOG503NTXX; BUSCO:EOG09261ICI), whose product MDYIAISSLIFTLFRTAADITTFLLSSPQRFSAMLTRTASRCSTKLRAALRQPSLRVAKQQPQCRRFSMPTANATPGAQSAATSSAGMLSPFVSELDKIAPSFRINGSQIRVLQSPTEFYETLKDKIRNAERRIFLSTLYIGKSEKELITTLQEALRSKPNLKLSILTDALRGTREAPDPSCASLLAPLVEEFGPDRVEIRMYHTPNLTGFRKKHIPKRINEGWGLQHMKLYGFDDEIMMTGANLSNDYFSDRQDRYHLFSSRDITEYFSNLHDAVSSLSFRIDPSDAPSGFDMVWPKDNAAPSPLEDHKQFVRESTGLLAGLISPKTAPLTANDSTPLEKRDTSVYMLAQFSQLLSPDTSTELPAITHILSTLAAPQYSKSSWTFTAGYFNPAPSLTKLLLSTASQNNTVITASPYANGFYKSPGVSGLLPDAYTLLARRFVRAVHEKKLDASTVMKEWRKGTVGEPGAWTYHAKGLWVTLPDNNGPSISLIGSSNYTKRSYSLDLEANALIVTENESLKKQLANEQNWLQENTTVVTREDYAKTERRVGLKVRIAMLIVRLVGGAL is encoded by the exons ATGGACTACATAGCTATCAGCTCTTTGatcttcaccctcttccGAACCGCCGCCGATATCACCACCTTTCTTCTCTCCAGTCCCCAGCGCTTCTCGGCTATGCTGACCAGGACTGCCTCACGATGTTCGACTAAGCTTCGGGCTGCTCTCCGACAGCCATCCCTCCGGGTTGctaaacaacaaccacaatgCCGACGATTCTCGATGCCCACAGCAAACGCCACTCCCGGCGCGCAGTCCGCTGCCACTTCCAGTGCTGGAATGCTGTCCCCGTTTGTCAGCGAGCTTGACAAGATTGCCCCATCATTCAGGATCAACGGATCGCAAATTCGGGTTCTCCAATCGCCAACCGAGTTCTACGAAACCCTCAAG GACAAGATTCGCAATGCGGAAAGACGCATCTTCCTGTCGACACTGTACATTGGGAAGTCTGAGAAGGAACTG ATCACTACACTCCAAGAGGCGCTGCGCTCCAAGCCGAACCTCAAACTCAGCATCCTTACCGACGCCCTGAGAGGCACACGCGAAGCCCCTGATCCATCATGCGCATCACTTCTGGCCCCATTGGTCGAGGAATTCGGCCCAGATCGCGTTGAGATCCGCATGTACCACACACCGAATCTCACAGGATTCAGAAAGAAGCACATCCCGAAGAGAATAAACGAAGGATGGGGTCTACAACACATGAAGCTGTACGGCTTTGACGACGAGATCATGATGACCGGCGCCAACCTGTCCAACGACTACTTCAGCGACAGGCAAGATCGCTATCACCTGTTTTCGTCCAGGGACATCACGGAATACTTTTCCAATTTGCATGATGCCGTATCGTCACTCAGCTTTCGCATCGACCCATCTGACGCCCCTTCCGGCTTCGACATGGTGTGGCCCAAGGACAACGCCGCCCCATCCCCTCTGGAAGATCACAAGCAGTTTGTCAGAGAATCAACAGGATTGCTGGCAGGTCTCATCTCACCCAAGACTGCGCCGCTGACCGCCAATGACTCCACGCCATTGGAAAAGCGGGATACATCTGTTTACATGCTCGCCCAGTTCTCGCAATTACTGTCGCCAGACACATCGACAGAACTCCCGGCCATCACGCATATTTTGAGCACCCTTGCCGCCCCACAATATTCCAAGTCATCTTGGACATTTACCGCAGGATACTTTAACCCTGCCCCATCGCTGACCAAGCTCCTTCTGTCAACCGCATCGCAAAATAATACTGTTATTACAGCTTCACCGTATGCCAACGGCTTCTACAAGTCTCCCGGCGTCTCAGGACTGCTACCAGATGCGTACACACTGCTTGCCCGGCGCTTTGTGCGCGCAGTTcatgagaagaagctggacgCATCTACGGTGATGAAAGAGTGGAGGAAGGGCACGGTTGGCGAGCCTGGAGCTTGGACGTACCACGCAAAGGGTTTGTGGGTGACTCTACCAGACAACAATGGTCCATCCATAAGTCTGATCGGTAGCTCCAACTACACTAAGAGAAGCTACTCGCTGGACCTGGAAGCCAACGCTCTCATCGTGACGGAGAATGAGAGTCTGAAGAAACAACTGGCCAACGAGCAAAATTGGCTGCAAGAAAATACCACGGTGGTCACCCGAGAGGACTATGCCAAGACTGAGCGCCGCGTCGGTCTCAAGGTGCGCATTGCGATGTTGATCGTGCGGCTTGTGGGAGGTGCCTTGTAA
- a CDS encoding uncharacterized protein (EggNog:ENOG503NX49; COG:C), whose product MTAGKKWILTGQEGYDTSLQLVDSDISTDQLGPDDVLVQLQAASLNYRDLVIAKNDGGVTGSITPNVVPGSDGAGMVVAVGSSVTGLGPGDRVITYLAPTLPPSDETALPGAAEIFAGLGQRVDGTLANQMLITQHGVIKGPSNLTPVQAATLTCSGLTAWNALFGVSGREIKKGDWVLVQGTGGVSIAALQFAVAVGANVIATTSSEEKAERLKELGARHVINYKETEDWGEAAKKYTPGEKGVDMVVDVAGNSSLVQSLAAVRTDGIICLVGLLGKFDAGTIPMMSALWRPCIVRGVLLGSRKQYRNLVRFVEEKAVVPVMDDVVFGLEDVKEAYKRMEEQKHFSKIVIKIEE is encoded by the exons ATGACCGCCGGCAAGAAATGGATTCTCACAGGCCAGGAAGGTTATGATACCTCCCTTCAACTGGTCGACTCGGACATTTCGACCGACCAGCTGGGACCGGATGACGTGCTAGTCCAGCTTCAAGCTGCCAGTCTCAACTATCGTGACTTGGTCATTGCCAAAAACGAT GGCGGAGTAACCGGCTCCATCACCCCTAACGTCGTCCCTGGCTCCGACGGCGCGGGCATGGTCGTCGCCGTTGGGTCCTCCGTGACTGGTCTCGGCCCAGGCGACAGAGTCATCACTTACCTcgccccaaccctcccaccaTCGGATGAAACCGCTCTCCCAGGCGCCGCCGAAATCTTCGCTGGTCTTGGGCAGAGGGTGGACGGTACCCTCGCCAACCAGATGCTCATCACCCAGCATGGCGTCATCAAGGGCCCTTCCAACCTGACGCCCGTCCAAGCCGCTACACTGACCTGCAGCGGTTTGACAGCCTGGAACGCCCTCTTTGGAGTCTCTGGGAGAGAGATCAAAAAGGGTGACTGGGTTCTTGTTCAGGGAACTGGCGGTGTTAGTATCGCCGCTTTGCagtttgctgttgctgttggggcgAATGTCATCGCTACTACTTCTTCTGAAGAGAAGGCGGAGAGGCTGAAGGAGTTGGGGGCGAGGCATGTCATTAACTATAAGGAGACCGAAGACTGGGGtgaggcggccaagaagtACACTCCTGGTGAGAAGGGCGTGGAtatggtggtggatgttgcTGGAAACTCTTCTTTGGTGCAGTCGCTGGCGGCTGTGAGGACAGATGGAATTATTTGCTTGGTTGGATTGCTTGGCAAGTTCGATGCTGGTACAATCCCGATGATGTCTGCGCTCTGGAGGCCTTGTATCGTCCGGGGTGTGCTGTTGGGTAGCAGGAAGCAGTACAGGAATTTGGTCCGgtttgtggaggagaaggcggttgtgccggtgatggatgatgtCGTGTTCGGGTTAGAAGACGTCAAGGAGGCGTACAAAAGAatggaggagcagaagcatTTTAGCAAGATTGTTATCAAGATTGAGGAGTAG
- a CDS encoding uncharacterized protein (EggNog:ENOG503PHZ0), with the protein MKLQSLCAITLATLTPLVTANFDIYMAEEKTTVGGPQVWPMWHIFDTDPTCDDLAENPNYLGSDDVSGNKVGVRCESSSDPFNCAVQHYPADGIDVLEMNFHSDPPVYHWKAYMTMVAIYKDRNYDMYGLDGNVYGNCFPFPGFEYECGDPILGGFTGTRKFRCLTEFTAAQIKAAWGTKRSVPFTLKEAEGVKGRKVQKWEA; encoded by the exons ATGAAGCTCCAATCCCTCTGCGCcatcaccctcgccaccctcaccccccttgTCACCGCCAACTTCGACATCTACATGGCCGAAGAAAAGACCACCGTCGGGGGGCCCCAGGTCTGGCCCATGTGGCACATCTTCGACACCGATCCCACCTGCGACGACCTTGCCGAAAACCCCAACTACCTCGGCAGCGATGACGTCTCTGGCAACAAAGTCGGCGTCCGCTGCGAATCTTCCTCCGATCCCTTCAACTGCGCTGTCCAGCACTACCCCGCTGACGGCATTGACGTTCTCGAGATGAACTTCCACAGTGACCCCCCTGTGTACCACTGGA AGGCTTACATGACGATGGTAGCTATTTACAAGGATCGCAACTATGACATGTACGGTCTTGATGGGAATGTCTATGGGAACTGCTTCCCCTTTCCTGGGTTTGAGTACGAGTGCGGCGATCCTATCCTTGGTGGGTTTACTGGTACGCGCAAGTTCAGGTGCTTGACCGAGTTTACGGCTGCGCAGATCAAGGCTGCTTGGGGTACCAAGAGGAGTGTTCCGTTTACTTTGAAGGAagcggagggggtgaagggtCGGAAGGTGCAGAAGTGGGAGGCTTGA